The sequence below is a genomic window from Variovorax paradoxus B4.
CGAGACTTCATCTAGTGCCCCAGATAAACATCGATGACCTTCGGGTCCGCCTGCACCTTCTCCATCGGCCCCTCGGCCAGGATCTTTCCCTGGTGCATCACCGTGACCTTGTGCGCGATCTGCTTCACGAAGGCCATGTCGTGCTCGATGACGATCACCGCGCGGTTCTGGCAGATGCGCTTGAGCAAGTCGGCCGTGAGCTCGCGTTCACGCGCGCTCATGCCGGCAATGGGCTCGTCGAGCATGAGCAGCTCGGGCTCCTGCATCAACAGCATGCCGATCTCCAGCCACTGCTTCTGGCCGTGGCTCAGCAAGCCTGCCTCGGTGCGCAGCCTGTCGGCCAGGCCGATGTCCTCGGCCACCGCCTGCACCTTGGCCTTGACCTCGTCGTCGCACCTGAACGCCAGCGCACCGAGCACCGAGCGGCCCTTCGGAAAGGAAACCTCCAGGTTCTGGAACACGCTGAGGTTCTCGTAGATCGACGGCGTCTGGAACTTGCGGCCGATGCCCAGCCGCACGCGCTTGTGCTCGGCCATCTTCGTGAGCTCGGTGTTCTTGAACTTGATGCTGCCGGCACTCGCTTTCGTCTTGCCGCAGATCAGGTCCAGCAGCGTGGTCTTGCCCGCGCCGTTGGGACCGATGATCACGCGCAGCTCATTCCTGTCGATGTAGAGCGTGAGGTTGTCGATGGCCTTGAAGCCGTCGAAGGAGACGCTGAGATCTTCCACCGCAAGGGCGAAGTCGGTGTTGCTCATGGGGTGGTGGCTCCGGGTTCAGTCATGCGCGCTGGCTGCCGACGCCTTCAGGCAACTGCGGTTCGGGCGACGGCAATGCAGAAGGAGAACCCGGTACAGGCGGTGTTGCAGTGGATGCCGGCGGCTGCACCGCGGCTTCGCGCAGCGCCTTGCGGCGCTCCTTCCACCAGGGCCTGATCTTTTCGTCCCACAGGCCCGCGAGCCCCATCGGGAAGGCCATGGTCACGCCGATGAAGAGCCCGGCCATCAGGAACAGCCACAGGTCCGGAAAGCTCTCCGAGAACAGCGTCTTGCCCGCATTCACCAGCAGCGCGCCGTACACCGCGCCCGCCAGGCTCATGCGGCCGCCCACGGCGCAGAAGATCACCATCTCGATCGACGGCACGATGCCCACGAAGCTCGGCGACATGAAGCCCACCTGCAGCGCGAACATCGCGCCGCCGATGCCCGAGAGTCCGGCCGCCAGGCAGAAGATGAAGACCTTGAAGTTCGACACGTCGTAGCCCGAGAAGCGCACGCGGTCTTCCTTGTCGCGCATGGCCAGCAGCAGCGTGCCGAGCTTGCTGGTCTGGATCCAGCGGCACAGCACGATGCTCGCGATCAGCAGGCCGACGCAGACGTAGTAGAGAACGTACTTGGCGCCGTCGGTGCGCGTGTCCCAGCCCAGCATCGTCTTCAGGTCGGTCATGCCGTTGACGCCGCCCGTGTAGCCCTGCTGGCCGATGATGAGCACGGTGCAGATCAGCGCCACCGCCTGCGTGATGATCGCAAAGTACACGCCGCCCACGCGGCGCTTGAACATCGCAAAGCTCACGAGCCAGGCCAGCGCCATCGGCGCCAGCACCACCAGCGCCAGGCTCAGCGGCAGGCTCTTGAACGGCAGCCACAGCGCGGGCAGCTCGGTGATCTGGTTCCAGTCCATGAAGTCCGGAATGCCGGGCGTCGACTGGATCTTGGTCGTGACGGGGTCGGAGGCTTCGAGCTTGAGGAACATCGCCATCGCATAGCCGCCGATGCCGAAGAACACGCCCTGCCCCAGGCTCAGCACGCCGCCGTAGCCCCACACCATCACCAGGCCGACGGCAACGAAGGCATAGGTGAGGTACTTGCCCACGAGGTTGAGGCGGAAGATGTCGAGCGACAGCGGCAGCACGACCGCCAGCAGCAGCACCAGCAGCAGCAGGCTGCCGAGCTGGTAGCGCAGGATCGAGGCCTTGATGAAATTCATCATCGGAACGTTCTCCAGAAAGGAATCGGGTTCATCAGCGACGGACCTTGACTGCAAACAAGCCCTGCGGACGCATCATCAGGATCAGCACGATCAGCGAGAGCGTCAGCACCTTGGCCATCGAGCCGGTCATGAAGAACTCCGAGATCGACTGCGTCTGCGCAATGCCGAAGGCCGAGACCACGGTACCCAGCAGGCTGGCGGCGCCGCCGAAGGTGACGACCAGGAAGGCATCGACGATGTAGAGCGAGCCCGAGGTCGGCCCCGTCGAGCCGATGGTGGTGAAGGCCGCGCCCGCCATGCCGGCAATGCCGCAGCCGATGGCAAAGGTCAGGCGGTCGGTCTTCATGGTGTCGATGCCGGTCGCGTTGGCCATGGTGCGGTTGGCCACGGTGGCGCGCACGCGCAGGCCCCAGCGGCTCTTGTGCAGCGCGATCAGCACGCCGCCGGTGACCAGCGCGGTGAGCGCGAGCACGAACAGGCCGTTGATCGGAATGTCCAGGCCCTCGTGCGGCGTCCACGAGCCCATGAGCCACTCGGGCAGCGTGGGACTCACTTCCTTCGGGCCGATGAAGGTGCGGAAGATCTGCTGCAGGCCCAGGCTCACGCCCCAGGTGGCGAGCAGCGTGTCGAGCGGGCGCTTGTAGAGATGGCGGATCAGCACCCACTCCACGATCCAGCCGACGATGAAGGCGAACACGAAGGCGAGGCCGATCGCGATCGGAAAGTAGTACGGCATGAACGCGGGCGCGAGGCTTTCGGTGACGCGCGCGGCCAGGTAGATGGAGTACGCGCCGATGGTCATGAACTCGCCATGCGCCATGTTGATCACGCCCATCTGGCCGAAGATGATCGCGAGCCCGAGGCCCATCAGCAGCAGCACCGCGAAGAGGCTCAGCCCCGCGAAGCCCTGCATGAGGCCGATGTTCATCATGTCCGACAGAGTCATGGAGATTCCTGTATTGACTCCCTCTCCCGCGCGCGGGAGAGGGTTGGGGTGAGGGTCGGCGGCCTGCTTACTGATAGCCCTTCGGGAACGGATCCGGCTTGATCAATTCAGCCGATTCCGCCACCACCTTGAACGTCCCGTCCAGCTGCCCCTGCCCGATGCGCGCCTTGCTCCACAGGTGATGGTTCGCGTCCAGCTTCACGTAGCCTTCGGGTGCCGTCTTCAGCTCGATGCCCGGCGAGCCGGCCACCACCTTGTCCACGTCGAAGCTGCCCGCCTTCTCCACCGCCGCCTTCCACAGCCACGGGCCGAGATAGCCCGCCTGCGTGACGTCGCCGATCACCGCGTCCTTGCCGTACTTGGCCTTGAAGGCTTCCACGAACTTCTTGTTGTTCGGGTTGTCCAGCGACTGGAAGTACTTCATCGACGAGTAGAAGCCCGCGAAGTTCTCGCCGCCCACGCCGGTCATCTCGTCCTCGGTCACGGCCAGCGTCAGCAGGAACTGCTTGTCGCCCGTGATGCCCGCGGCCTTCAGCTGCTTGTAGAAGGCCACGTTCGAGCCGCCCACCACCGCCGCGAAGATGCAGTCGGGCTTGGCCACCTTGATCTTGTTGATCAGCGAGTTGAAGTTGGTGTGGCCCAGCGGGTAGTACTCCTCGCCCTTGACCGAACCCTTCTGGAAGTTCTCGATGTGCTTGCGCGCGATCTTCATCGAGGTGCGCGGCCAGATGTAGTCGGAGCCCACCAGGAAGAAGGTCTTGGCCTTCTTCTCCTTGGCGCCCCAGTCCAGGCCCCAGATGATCTGCTGCGTGGCTTCCTGGCCGGTGTAGATCACGTTCTTGCTCTGCTCCAGGCCTTCATAGAAGGTCGGGTAGTACAGGAGGCCGTTCTCCTTCTCGAACACCGGCAGCACGGCCTTGCGCGAGGCGCTGGTCCAGCAGCCGAAGACCGCGGCGCAATGGTCGTTGACCAACAGCTTCTTCGACTTCTCGGCGAAGGTCGGCCAGTCGGAGGCGCCGTCTTCCTTGATCACCTTGATCTTGCGCCCGAGGATGCCGCCCATCGCGTTGATCTGGTCGATGGCGAGCTGCTCGGCCTGGATCGAGCCGGTCTCCGAAATGGCCATGGTGCCGGAGGACGAGTGAAGCTGGCCCACGGTCACTTCGGTGTCGGTCACCGCGAGCTTGGTGGTGTTGACCTTGGCCGTGGGGAACTGCGACTGGCCGAAGCTCAGGCCGCTCAGGCCCATCACGGGCAGCGCGGCGGCGCCCTGCAGCAGTCGGCGGCGGCGCAATGCCAGGGCATCGAGGGAGGGATCGGAATCACGCGACATCAGGAAACTCCAGGCAGGTTGTTGGAAAGGAGAGCCGCGCACCATCGCAGTGCATCGGACGGTGCCCCGAGCACCATGGCTGGTACTTTAGAAATCACCTGCGCCGCCGCGAATACGTCATTCAACGTAGCGGCCAGAGGTGCGCCTGCGTCCAGACTCGCAGGCCGTGCACAGGCGGGCCGAATGCAGGGAGCGCTTCTTGCTGTGTCTGCCTGCCATGCCACCGCCGCCCTCGCCGCAAGAGCCCACCATGCCATCCGTCACCGGCCAGAAGATCTTTCGCATCCGCCGCGACTACAACGCGTGGGTTGCGAACGAAACGCTGGAGGACTACGCGCTGCGCTACACGCCGCGCAGCTTTCGGAAGTGGTCGGAGTTCCGTGTCGCCAACGCGGCCTTCGGCGCCACTTCCTTCCTGGCGCTGGAGGCCATCGGCGGCGCCATCGCGCTGAGCTATGGCTTCTCGAATGCGCTGTGGGCGATCCTGGTGGTGGGGCTCATCACCTTCCTCACCGGCCTGCCGATCTCCTACTACGCGGCCCGGCATGGCGTGGACATGGACCTGCTCACGCGCGGCGCGGGCTTCGGCTACCTGGGCTCCACCCTCACCTCGCTGATCTACGCGAGCTTCACCTTCATCTTCTTTGCGCTGGAGGCGGCCATCCTCGCGCTGGCGCTGCAGCTGTACCTCGACTGGCCGCTGCCGCTGCTCTACCTGCTGTCGTCGATCGTGATCGTGCCGCTGGTGATGCGCGGCATCACGCTCATCTCGGGCCTGCAGTTGTGGACGCAGCCGATCTGGATCGTGCTGTTCGTGTGCCCGTTCATCGCGGTGCTGGTGAAGAAGCCCGAGCTGTATGCCGACTTCACGGGCCTGGTGGGCCGCACCTCCGACAGCAGCAGCTTCGACCCGCTGATGTTCGGCGCCGCCGCCACGGTGGCCTTCTCTCTGGTGGTGCAGATCGGCGAGCAGGTCGACTACCTGCGCTTCCTGCCCGAGAAGACGGCCGCCAACCGGGGCCGCTGGTGGGCCGCGGTGCTGGTGGCGGGCCCGGGCTGGATCGTGCCGGGCATGCTCAAGATGATGGGCGGCGCCTTCCTAGCCTTTCTTGCGCTCCAGCACGAGATTCCGGGCAGGCACGCCATCGAGCCCACGCTGATGTATCTCACGGGCTTTTCGTACGTGCTGCGCGACCCGGCCTGGGTGCTTGCGATCACCACGCTGTTCGTGGTGGTCTCGCAGATGAAGATCAACCTCACCAACGCCTACGCGGGCTCGCTGGCGTGGTCGAACTTCTTCGCGCGGCTCACGCACAGCCACCCGGGGCGCGTGGTGTGGCTGGTGTTCAACGTGGTCATCGCGATCCTGCTGATGACGCTGGGCGTGTTCGCGGCGCTCGAGCACGTGCTGGGCTTCTACAGCAACATCGCCATCGCCTGGGTCGGCGCGCTGGTGGCCGACCTGGTCATCAACAAGCCGCTGGGCTGGAGCCCGCGCACCATCGAGTTCAAGCGTGCGCATCTGTACGACATCAATCCGGTCGGCCTGGGCGCGATGCTGGTGGCGGCCGCGCTGGCCATGCTGGCGTACTCCGGCCTGCTGGGCCAGTGGGCGCGCGCGTTCTCGCCCTTCATCGCACTGATCACGGCACTTCTTGTCTCGCCCCTGCTGGCCTGGCGCACGCGCGGGCGCTACTACCTGGCACGCAGCGACATCCGGCGCTGGACGCCGGGGCAGATCGTGAAGTGCTCGGTGTGCGACAACAGCTTCGAGTCGGAGGACATGGCGCACTGCCCGGCCTACAGCGCGCCGATCTGCTCGCTGTGCTGCACGCTGGAATCGCGCTGCCACGACCGCTGCAAGACCGACTCCCGCGCGGCCGAGCAGATGAGCGGCTGGCTCAAGGCGCTGCTGCCGCCCGCGCTGTCGGGCCGGCTCAACTTTCGCGTGGCGCACTACCTGATGGTGGCCACCTCGCTGGTGGCGCTGCTGGCCACGGTGATGGGCGTGGTGTATGCCCAAGAGGCGATCGTGGGCGCGGATGCAGTGGACCCGGCGCTGCGCAGCGCCTTCCTCAAGGTGTTCGCGCTGCTGTCGCTGGTGGCGGCCGTGGCCGCCTGGTGGATCGTGCTGGGCAGCGAGAGCCGGCAGATGGCGCAGGAGGAATCGAACCGCCACAACCATCTGCTCACCATCGAGATCGAGGCGCACCAGCGCACCGATGCCGCCCTGCAGACCGCGAAGGAAGCCGCCGAAGCCGCCAACCAGGCCAAGACCCGCTACGTGGCCGGCATGACGCATGAGCTGCGCACGCCGCTCAACAGCATCCTGGGCTATTCGCAGATCCTGCTCAAGGGCGAGGCCGTGGCGCCGCCACGGGAAGCAGTGCAGACCATCCAGCGCAGCGGCGAGCACATGCTCGGGCTGATCGACGGCCTGCTCGACCTGGCGCGCATCGAGGCCGGCCGCCTCCAGCTGGAGCCCGCCCCGCTCGCGCTGCCGGCCTTTCTCGACGAGGTGGTGCACATGGTGCGGCCGCAGGCAGAGAACAAGGGCCTTGCGTTCGTGTACACCCACAGCGGGCGGCTGCCACCCTGGGTGCATGCCGATGCCAAGCGGCTGCGCCAGATTCTCATCAACCTGCTGGCCAACGCGGTGCGCTTCACCGACAGCGGCACGGTCACGCTGCATGTCGATGCGCGGCGCGAAGTGCTGCGCTTCGACGTGGTCGACACCGGCATCGGCGTGGCGCCGCAGGACCACCAGCGCATCTTTCTTCCCTTCGAGCGCGGGGCCGCGGGACGCCGGCGCGGCGAACCCGGCACCGGCCTCGGCCTCACCATCACGGGCCTTCTCACATCGCTGATGGGCGGCGAGCTGGCGCTGGCCGCCACCTCGCCCGCGGGCAGCACCTTCAGCGTGCGGGTGTACCTGCGCGAAGTGGCCGACCCCGGCCCGCAGGCACAGTCCGGCGCACTGCGGCGGCAGGTGTCGGGCTACATCGGCGCGCGCCGCACGCTGCTGGTGGTCGACGACCAGCCGGTGCAGCGCCAGATGCTGGCCGGCATGCTCGCCCCGCTGGGCTTCGAGGTGCGCGAAGCCGCGAGCGGCACCGAATGCCTCGACAGCCTGCGCGAGAACCTGCCCTCGGCCATCCTGCTGGATCTCACCATGGACGACATGGACGGCTGGCAGACCGCGGCGCTGGTGCGCGCCTCGGGCTTCGACCGCCTGCCGATCATCATCGTCTCGGCCAACATGTTCGAGAACCAGAGCGAGCTGCTGCGCGCCGCGGGCTGCCAGGCCTTCGTGGGCAAGCCGGTCATCGAGTCGCAGCTGATCGCCACGCTGGAACGCCACCTCGGGCTCGAATGGCTGGCGTCGAACGACGCGATGCCGCCCGCCGTCGACATCGCACCGCGGCCGGGGCAGCTCGCGCTGTCGGAAGACGACCGCGCCGAGCTGATGCGGCTGGTGCAGATGGGCCACGTGCGCGGCCTCCACCAGGTGCTCGACCGGCTCGCCGCCGCATCCCCGCCGGCCGCGGCCACCTGCACCTGGCTGCGCGGCATGGTCACCCGTTTCGAACTCGACAAGCTCCGCAAGGCACTCGCAGAACAAGATGCAGACACTCTCGCCCCCTGAAACCGAACGCCCCGTGGTGCTGGTGGTGGACGACGCCCCCAGCAGCCTCGGCATGCTGTGCGACACGCTCGAGTCCAGCGGCTACACCGTGCTGGTCGCGGCCGACGGCGAGGCCGCGCTGCAGCGCCTCGAGCTGGTGGTGCCGGACGCGATCCTGCTCGATGGACTGATGCCCGGCCTTTCGGGCTTCGAGACCTGCCGGCGCATCAAGGCCAATGCGGCGCTCGCGCACATTCCGGTGCTTTTCATGACCGGCCTCTCGGAAACCGCGCACGTGGTCGAGGGCTTCGAATGCGGCGGCGTCGACTACGTGGTGAAGCCGATCCGCGCGCAGGAGGTGCTCGCACGGCTGCACACGCACACGCGCAATGCGCGCATCACGCGCATGGCGCGCGACGCGGTCGACGTGGCCGGCATGGGCGTGGTTTTCGTCGACGCGCGCGGGCGCATCGCATGGCGCTCGCCGCAAGCCGCGCTGTGGCTTCACGCGCTCGATCCGCCGCCGGCAGCCGGGTTGCTGCCAGCCTCGCTCGAACCCGCGCTTGCACCCGGCGCGGCCATTGCGGTGGCCACGGCGGCGGGCGCACGCATCTCGGTGCGCAACCTCGGCGCCGCAGCGCTCGGCGAAACCATGCTGCTGTTCGCGGCGCAGCCCGAAGGGCCCGCGGGCAAGCCGTCGGCGCGGCTGGCCGAAGCGGCACTCACGCCGCGCGAAACCGAGGTGCTCTCATGGCTTGCCAAGGGCAAGACCAATCGGGACATCGGCGAGATCCTGGGCACCAGCCCGCGCACGGTCAACAAGCATCTCGAGCACATCTTCGAGAAGCTCGGGGTCGAAACGCGCGCTGCCGCGGCGGCACTGGCCAGCGGTCAGCTGGCCTGATCCGGTCGCCCTGATGACCTCGTTCTCTACCTCTTCGAGGCCGGCGTTGCAGGCACCGCAGGCGTCGTCGTGGTGCTGTCGGCCTTGGAGCCGGGCACGGCCGGCGTCGCGGGCGTTGCAGACATCGTGGACGAGGAAGAAGAGGATTGCGGCGATGGCGTTGCCGGCGTTGCGGGCGTGGCGGGTGTCGCCGGGGTGGCTGCATTGGCCGAGGCATTGGTCCCGCTGGCCGCGCCGGCGCCATTGCCTCCCGCACCCGCACCTACGCCAGCACCTACGCCAGCACCGACGCCTGCGCCGGCACTGCTGCCGCCACCTCCCCCACCGCCCCGCCCCCAGCGCCTCCACCGCCGCCTCCCGAGCCGCCGCCCGCAGCCAATGCGAGCGGGGCCACGCAGGCGCCCATGAGAACCGCAACCAGAGTCGGTGCAATACGTCGTGTCAGCTTCATCGATATCTCCTTGTTGATGTCTCGACAAGGGGCCAAGCTAGACGACGCCGAAAACCCGGCTTGTAGTCAAAAGTCATCATGACGGGCCGGCCTAGTCTTACTGTGTCACAAGCGTAGCCTTGCGTTTGCGCGCAGGCAGCACGGACATCGGGGCAGCGTCTTGAGCAAGGCTGCGGCGATAAGCAGCCGCAAAGTCGTGATGGACGATGGGACGTGGCGCTGCGTGCGCTGGGCTGCCGCGAGGCTTGTAATGCGTGGGTAGGGCAGATTCTTTGCTTCGTGCGGAGTTTTTTTTACCGGCTCCCTCGGGATGCCGCAGTTGCCGCGCCATCAAGAAACCGTAAGCGGCGATGCTCAGGCTGGCGTGGTGATGGAACCCCCGCCAGCCCCGGCCTTCGTAGTGGCCCAGCCCCAATTCCTGCTTGAGGTCCTGGTAGTCGCGCTCAATGCGCCAGCGCATCTTGGCCTCCAGCACCATGCGCTGCAGCGACACGGCCTCGGGCAGCGTGGACAGCCAGTACTTCATCGGCTCCTTGTGGCCTTCGGGCCACTCGATGAGAAGCCACTGCTGAGGGCGCAACTGCGAGCGCTGATGATCGCGATGGGCTGCATGTACGCGAACGCGGGCGAAGCGAGATCGCAAGGCGAAGTTGGTGCCCTCGCGCCACTCGAGGGTCTGCCATTGAGAAGGATCCAGCTCGAAGGCCAACTCCTTGACCGATAGCGGGCGCTGGTGCCTGGCATTCCCCAAGCGCTGCCGGGTAGGCACGTTGCCACGTCCGCTGTACGGCTCGGGCGGCAGCGGCGCATGCCCGGGCGGCCACACCGTCACCTGGCCCGTCACGCCCACCACGTAGGGCAGGCCCAACTCGCTCAGGCGTTCCCGAAACGCCGTCTCCATGCCGTAGCCGGCATCGGCCAGCACGCAGTGCCTGGGGGCGCCTTGCGCCATCAGCCGCTCGATCTGCGCCAGCGCAATCGCCGGCTTGGTGGCGAACGCCAAGTCTTGCGGAACGCCCGCCTTCTCGCGCCGCTCCCTGTCGACGGCCCATTCCTGAGGCAGGTACAGCCGCCAGGCTACCGGCAGGCTGCCCGCCTGGCATGCCAGCGTCACGCTCACCGCCACCTGGCAGTTGTCCTGCTTGCCCAGCATGCCGCAGTACTGGCGCGCCACACCCACCGAATGCCGGCCTTGCTTGGGAAAGCCGGTGTCGTCGACGATCCACCAGCCGCCGTCGCTGAAGTCCATCGCCGGTACGACCCACTGCGCCACGCGCAGCAGCATTTGTTCGTCAGACCAGGCCGAATCGGCCACGAAGTGGTGCAGCGACTGGTGGCGCGAGCGCGTGGCCGCAGGTGCCAGGTGCGCCGCCATCGGCTCCACGCTCTTGCGCTTGAGCGGCGCCATCAGGCCGGTGCAATACCCGCGCAGCCCAGCCTGCCTGTCTGCATGGCCCAGACCCTCGCCCAAATGCGCCAGGTAGCGCTCAAACTCACGCAGTTCCTTCATCAAGGCTCACCTCTTGCTCGAAGAAGTTCGCATAATGCCTTGATTCTGTTCAAATTACTAACACAGTAAGACTAGTCACCGGTGCTATGCAATGAATAGCTGCGCAGCGCCTGCCTCCGTGCCCTGAGGACTTATTGGATCGTCGGCAATCCCAGCGCTTCGGCAATGGCGCGCGCGGCGGCCGGCGGCTGCACCACCGACGTATCGACAATGACTCGCGCATGCGGCATGGCGCGCTCGGACGCGGCGAACTGCTCCTGCATCTGCCGCAGCAGGTCCAGCGACCGAAGCTTTCCGAACTCGGTCCGGCTCGGGGCCACGAGCCGTTGTTCCTGCTCGGCCGCCGGAACGCGCAGTTGCACGAAGGCCGTGCTGCCGCCCGCGGCTTCCACCGCCGCAACGGCCCGCTGCGGAAAGCCTTCGGCCACCGACGGTTCCGGCGCGAAGGTGAAGATCAGCGAGCGCTTTGCCTCTGCAGCCTCGGCCATCACGTCCAGCCACATCTTTTCGCGCAGCTTCACGAACCGCTGCGTGCCGAACGGAAACACCGAGGCCACCGCATCGACCACCAGATGGTTGTGGAAAACCGCAAGGCCGGTGAGGCGCCCCAGTTCCCTTGCAACAGTCAGCTTGCCCGAAGCCACCGGGCCGTAGATGAAAACGAGCTTCATGCGGTCGATTGTTGCCGAACGCATGCGGGCATCGGCCTCACGCGCCGGGCAGGGCCGCCTGCCTGCCGCCGCGAGGCAGATGGACGGTGAATGCCGTGCCTTCTGCCGCGGACGAGGTCACCGTGATGGTGCCGCCGTGCCCCGTCACGATCTCCCGCGCAATGTAGAGGCCCAGGCCCAGGCTCGTGGCGGGGCGCTCGTGCGGCGCCGATTCGCGTGTCGCAACCTGCACCAGCGGGTTGAAGATGACCTGCATCGAATCGGGAGGAATCGGCCTTCCCTGGTTCTTGACCATCAGGGTCACGTGCGCCCCCTCGTCCCGGATCACCAGCGCCACGGGATGGGCAGGGTCTCCATGCTGCACGGCGTTGCTCAGCAGGTTGGTGAGGACCTGGCGCATTCTGGGCGCATCGAACATCAGCACCACGCCGGCCGGAAGCTCGGCGACGAGTTCCCGCTTGGGATAGGCCGCGCAGACCTCGTCGAAGGCCTCCTGGCACAGGGCGCTCAGGTTGCCTTCCTGCGGAATCACCTCGATGCCGCGGCCGAGCCGGGTGCGCGTGTACTCGAGCAGGTCGGTGACCATGTCGTTGATCGACGCAATGCTTCGCCTGGCGATCTGGAGCGTGCGTTCCTTGGGCTTGGCCTCGCCTGCCAGCTCGAGAAGATGAATGCAGGAGCTGAGCGCGCTCAACGGGTTTCGCAGGTCGTGCCCCAGCACGGCCAGGAAGGTGTCCCTGGAATTGGCCACATGGTCGGAATAGGTGGCCATGGCCTCGGCAAGGCCCTGGTCGATGCCTTCGTTGAAGCGCACCACCTCTTCCAGCACCGCGGCATCGACCGTGCCGACGTGTCCCATCCACAAACGAAGGACGGTGGCCCGCAGCGCGCGATATTCCGCGCCCAGTTGGGAGAGGTCGAAACCCACCCGCTGGCGCAGGCCCCCATGTTCGGCGGCAAAAGTCTCTTTCAGGAACGGCAGCGCGAGTCCCTTGGACTTTGCCTCGCGCTCCTTTTCCGACTGGGCCGATTCCATTTCGCCGGCAATGGCCAGCAGGATTTCATGCGCATGGTCCCGCAGCTCGATGACCGACATGGTCTCCGCCGGCGGGATCATCGTTCGTGCAAAGGATTCCCACTCGACAAGAATGGGTTCGATGTTGTCTTTGATGAATTGGCTCAGGCGCATGCTGGACGGAGTATGCGCCTCCTTGTAGGACAACAGGAGGCGCGCCGAGCGAGGCAGTCCGCGCGCCCCGCAGAAGGGGTACTCGATGAAGCGTATCCTGAGGCTCCTCGTACCGGAACACATTCATGTCTGAACAGCCTCTTTCCGGGACGGCCCCCGTCGATCCTCCCTTCTTCCACGAGGCCTCGGGCACGGTCCGCTTCTGGGTGCTCATCGATGGCCAACCCATGGGTGCGAGCATCAGCAGGGACATCCTGCGCTACCGCTTCCGCCCCGGCGCGCAGGGCGACGACCCGATGGAAATCTACGCGCAGTACGCGGACCAGCTCGAAGCGGCGGTGCGCCGCCGGGTGGCGCAGGGCTCGATCGAGCCGGTGATGCTGCGCGAGTTCGATCTACCCCGCGGCTGATTCCACGCGCGCAC
It includes:
- a CDS encoding AAA family ATPase encodes the protein MKLVFIYGPVASGKLTVARELGRLTGLAVFHNHLVVDAVASVFPFGTQRFVKLREKMWLDVMAEAAEAKRSLIFTFAPEPSVAEGFPQRAVAAVEAAGGSTAFVQLRVPAAEQEQRLVAPSRTEFGKLRSLDLLRQMQEQFAASERAMPHARVIVDTSVVQPPAAARAIAEALGLPTIQ
- a CDS encoding IS701 family transposase, translating into MKELREFERYLAHLGEGLGHADRQAGLRGYCTGLMAPLKRKSVEPMAAHLAPAATRSRHQSLHHFVADSAWSDEQMLLRVAQWVVPAMDFSDGGWWIVDDTGFPKQGRHSVGVARQYCGMLGKQDNCQVAVSVTLACQAGSLPVAWRLYLPQEWAVDRERREKAGVPQDLAFATKPAIALAQIERLMAQGAPRHCVLADAGYGMETAFRERLSELGLPYVVGVTGQVTVWPPGHAPLPPEPYSGRGNVPTRQRLGNARHQRPLSVKELAFELDPSQWQTLEWREGTNFALRSRFARVRVHAAHRDHQRSQLRPQQWLLIEWPEGHKEPMKYWLSTLPEAVSLQRMVLEAKMRWRIERDYQDLKQELGLGHYEGRGWRGFHHHASLSIAAYGFLMARQLRHPEGAGKKNSARSKESALPTHYKPRGSPAHAAPRPIVHHDFAAAYRRSLAQDAAPMSVLPARKRKATLVTQ
- a CDS encoding response regulator transcription factor; the protein is MQTLSPPETERPVVLVVDDAPSSLGMLCDTLESSGYTVLVAADGEAALQRLELVVPDAILLDGLMPGLSGFETCRRIKANAALAHIPVLFMTGLSETAHVVEGFECGGVDYVVKPIRAQEVLARLHTHTRNARITRMARDAVDVAGMGVVFVDARGRIAWRSPQAALWLHALDPPPAAGLLPASLEPALAPGAAIAVATAAGARISVRNLGAAALGETMLLFAAQPEGPAGKPSARLAEAALTPRETEVLSWLAKGKTNRDIGEILGTSPRTVNKHLEHIFEKLGVETRAAAAALASGQLA
- a CDS encoding DUF1488 family protein, with translation MSEQPLSGTAPVDPPFFHEASGTVRFWVLIDGQPMGASISRDILRYRFRPGAQGDDPMEIYAQYADQLEAAVRRRVAQGSIEPVMLREFDLPRG
- a CDS encoding sensor histidine kinase, which produces MRLSQFIKDNIEPILVEWESFARTMIPPAETMSVIELRDHAHEILLAIAGEMESAQSEKEREAKSKGLALPFLKETFAAEHGGLRQRVGFDLSQLGAEYRALRATVLRLWMGHVGTVDAAVLEEVVRFNEGIDQGLAEAMATYSDHVANSRDTFLAVLGHDLRNPLSALSSCIHLLELAGEAKPKERTLQIARRSIASINDMVTDLLEYTRTRLGRGIEVIPQEGNLSALCQEAFDEVCAAYPKRELVAELPAGVVLMFDAPRMRQVLTNLLSNAVQHGDPAHPVALVIRDEGAHVTLMVKNQGRPIPPDSMQVIFNPLVQVATRESAPHERPATSLGLGLYIAREIVTGHGGTITVTSSAAEGTAFTVHLPRGGRQAALPGA